From Podospora bellae-mahoneyi strain CBS 112042 chromosome 3, whole genome shotgun sequence, the proteins below share one genomic window:
- a CDS encoding hypothetical protein (EggNog:ENOG503Q4VG; COG:S) produces the protein MNYRVLSDVIGNSPVLMGQSDPRGIYESSKAKRGATPLPNPTWKTSTTCTSASSIYQTDTAELLLISIINVDTSLGANRPGADALDPSSTSNRVSDKVAGVLWTKPAAPSQETVSPSASPAPRPHTSVPMTQPSSLPPLTPQFCFSTTVLRDFLRLSRGTIDDTITQNLNALATPSRAGFDPTSTSRLARPATRQIDASSCEAFKNQVLFPSWQSRSDVLSYCTLVATSPDPDDPEATLRETEKEKNRERVVDERLDPYSSRFFPGEARTEQLATILRQEMGVENIVRARSWGIVRERCGDIENSWEDALARWRKLHTAS, from the exons ATGAATTACCGGGTTTTGAGCGATGTGATTGGCAATTCCCCAGTCCTAATGGGCCAGAGCGATCCACGGGGCATTTATGAGTCGTCCAAAGCCAAACGCGGGGCGACGCCACTTCCGAATCCAACCTGGAAGACAAGCACAACGTGCACGTCAGCCTCCAGCATCTATCAAACAGACACGGCAGAGCTTCTGTTGATCAGCATTATAAACGTAGATACTAGTTTGGGCGCAAATCGTCCTGGAGCCGACGCCCTGgatccatcatcaacaagcaATCGCGTGTCAGACAAGGTGGCGGGTGTTTTATGGACGAAGCCGGCAGCTCCATCGCAGGAGACTGTTTCTCCTTCGGCGTCCCCAGCTCCAAGACCTCACACATCTGTTCCAATGACCCAACCATCCTCGTTGCCACCGCTCACGCCGCAGTTTTGTTTCTCGACAACTGTCCTTCGAG ATTTTCTTCGGCTGTCGAGGGGCACCATTGACGACACAATCACACAAAACCTCAATGCCTTAGCAACACCATCTAGAGCGGGGTTTGATCCAACTTCCACCTCTCGCCTGGCGCGGCCAGCCACACGGCAGATTGATGCAAGCTCCTGCGAAGCCTTCAAGAACCAGGTTCTATTTCCGTCGTGGCAGTCCCGCTCCGATGTGTTGAGCTATTGCACCTTGGTGGCCACGAGCCCTGATCCCGATGACCCTGAAGCCACTCTCAGGGAgacagaaaaagagaaaaacagGGAGCGTGTTGTGGACGAGAGGTTGGATCCATATTCGTCACGTTTCTTCCCAGGAGAGGCGCGAACCGAGCAGCTGGCGACAATACTTCGGCAGGAAATGGGCGTTGAAAACATCGTCCGGgcaagaagctggggaaTTGTTCGGGAAAGATGCGGTGATATCGAAAACAGCTGGGAAGATGCTCTGGCTCGCTGGCGAAAGCTCCATACGGCGTCATAG
- a CDS encoding hypothetical protein (COG:S; EggNog:ENOG503NU52), whose protein sequence is MMDPHQDPPLQQESQKYDAEDAGDGRPADNSSSNINDATSDSDPEALAQVPSGPAYSVFSKSTKRWIVTMIAFSSFVSPMTANIYFPALVPVARDLDVSVSMINLTLTTYMIFQAIAPTLVGDLADAAGRRPAFLICFVIYIFANLGLALQKNFAALLVLRMVQSAGSSGTVALSFAVIADVAVSAERGKYMGIVGAGINIGPALSPVFGGLLAEYLGWPAIFWFCMIYAAVWLIPYALTVPETCRNVVGNGSIPAQSWWNTTAVDLCRARRRKRNGESLGGARTKQKLRFPNPFNTLKVAFEKDLALLLFYGTLTYLVFILIAATLSTELEAIYHYSDLQLGLCYLPYGVGCCFAAVMQGYILDHNYRRIARKIGFTIDYKRGDDLSNFPIEKARILPASPFLFAGVAAVICYGWVLHFETHVAGPLALVFLIGLCVTGSFSILNTLLVDLYPEAPATAVAAMNLVRCLFGAGGTAVIEYMLRAMGRGWTFTFWGLVLVLFSPILWVLTKWGPGWREERRVRKLKEEEKERAVTSRP, encoded by the exons ATGATGGATCCTCATCAAGATCCGCCGCTCCAACAAGAGAGTCAAAAATACGATGCCGAAGATGCCGGTGATGGCCGGCCAGCAGACAACAGCTCGAGCAACATCAACGACGCCACATCTGATTCAGATCCAGAAGCATTGGCTCAAGTACCCAGCGGTCCAGCTTATAGTGTCTTCTCAAAAAGTACGAAACGATGGATCGTGACCATGATCGCTTTCTCCAGCTTCGTCTCACC AATGACAGCAAATATATACTTTCCGGCTCTGGTGCCTGTAGCTCGGGATCTTGACGTCTCGGTCAGTATGATCAATCTCACCCTGACCACCTACATGATCTTTCAAGCCATCGCCCCCACCCTTGTTGGCGACCTAGCAGATGCCGCTGGCAGAAGACCGGCCTTTTTGATATGCTTCGTCATCTACATCTTTGCCAACCTCGGCCTAGCTCTGCAGAAGAACTTTGCCGCGCTTCTGGTCTTGAGGATGGTTCAGAGTGCAGGCAGCAGTGGGACAGTAGCTCTTAGCTTTGCTGTGATTGCGGACGTTGCAGTCAGTGCCGAGAGGGGTAAATACATGGGAATTGTTGGCGCCGGCATCAATATTGGCCCTGCCCTGAGCCCGGTATTTGGAGGTCTCCTTGCCGAGTACCTCGGCTGGCCAGCTATATTCTGGTTCTGTATGATTTACGCCGCGGTCTGGCTCATACCGTACGCCCTGACGGTGCCTGAGACATGCAGAAACGTGGTGGGCAATGGTTCAATTCCAGCCCAGAGCTGGTGGAACACGACGGCCGTCGACCTGTGTCGTGCTCGCCGCCGGAAGCGCAATGGGGAATCATTGGGTGGCGCACGCACCAAGCAAAAGCTGCGCTTTCCGAACCCGTTTAATACACTCAAGGTGGCCTTCGAAAAGGACCTCGCGCTTCTTCTGTTTTACGGCACCTTGACCTACTTGGTGTTCATTCTTATTGCGGCAACACTGTCTACCGAGCTTGAAGCTATCTATCACTACAGTGACCTTCAGCTCGGTCTATGCTACCTGCCCTATGGAGTCGGATGCTGCTTTGCCGCTGTCATGCAGGGGTACATTCTGGACCACAACTACCGCCGAATAGCCCGCAAGATAGGCTTCACCATTGACTACAAGCGTGGCGACGATCTTTCGAATTTTCCGATAGAAAAGGCTCGCATACTACCAGCTTCCCCATTCCTTTTCGCCGGAGTAGCGGCTGTAATCTGCTATGGCTGGGTACTTCACTTCGAAACCCATGTTGCAGGACCACTGGCACTAGTCTTCCTAATCGGCCTCTGTGTGACAGGGTCCTTCTCGATACTCAATACTCTTCTTGTGGACTTGTACCCTGAAGCTCCCGCCACCGCCGTAGCGGCCATGAATCTCGTCAGGTGTCTCTTTGGCGCTGGTGGAACGGCCGTGATCGAGTACATGCTGAGGGCtatggggagaggatggacATTTACTTTCTGGGGACTAGTTCTCGTGTTATTTTCTCCCATCCTCTGGGTCTTGACCAAATGGGGCCCTGGCTGGcgagaggagagaagagtGCGGAAGCtcaaagaggaggaaaaggaaagagcGGTTACATCACGGCCCTGA
- a CDS encoding hypothetical protein (EggNog:ENOG503NWWH; BUSCO:EOG09260J97; COG:B) — translation MPQILSTKEANLFRQVIRDYEEKRYRAGLKAAEQILKRNPKHGDTMSMKALIMNAQGKTEEAFNLAKEALKVDFKSHICWHVYGILYRTNKNFEEAIKAYKFALKLEPESQQIQRDLAILQVQTRDYEGYVQSRFAMLKARPQLRQNWTALAIAHHLEGNLQEAERILTTYEKSVSVAPSKTDFENSEALLYKNSIIAEQGETERALEHLEQECKKCLDRLAVMELRARYLAELGRKEEAETAYRALIDRNPDHTDYYKRLVDVLGLTAEDEAVQKAIFDEYSAKYPRSDAARRLPLDFLTGDEFRTAAKAYLTLMFNKGVPSTFANLKHLYSDSFKKDTLPSLAEEYLQEAEGSNAEASSDSSKGVGAALFFLAQHYNYHMSRDLTKALEYVEKAIQLDPKSVDFQMTKARIFKHQGDIAKAAEAMDQARLLDTKDRYINTKAAKYQLRNNENEKALNTLGLFTRAETVGGPLADLIDMQAMWFLTEDGEAWQRRGNVALALKRYHTVFNIFDIWQEDQFDFHSFSLRKGQIRAYVDMIRWEDKLREHPFYFRAALDAVKLYLSMYDKPEGVNSANGNNANGEDAAEKKKAAKKAKKEAQKAEKEAAERAAKQNPNKAQKDKEEEVKKKDDDPNGVKLAETKDPLGDAMKFLEPLLQFSPKNIEGQIAGFEVYIRRKKYVLAAKCLKAAQALDENHVKVQELAATMQKTMDGVLESLAPKIQEALKTELA, via the exons ATGCCACAAATACTCAGTACCAAAGAGGCCAACCTCTTCCGCCAGGTCATTCGTGACTATGAGGAGAAGCGATACAGAGCGGGCCTCAAGGCGGCCGAGCAGATCTTGAAAAGGAACCCCAAACATGGCGACACCATGTCGATGAAGGCCCTGATCATGAACGCACAGGGTAAAACAGAGGAGGCCTTCAACCTGGCCAAGGAAGCTCTCAAGGTTGACTTCAAGTCACACATCTGCTGGCATGTGTACGGCATCCTGTACCGTACCAACAAGAACTTTGAGGAGGCTATCAAGGCCTACAAGTTTGCCCTCAAGCTCGAGCCTGAGTCGCAACAGATTCAGCGCGACTTGGCCATCCTCCAGGTGCAAACTCGCGACTACGAAGGTTACGTTCAAAGCAGGTTCGCGATGCTCAAGGCGCGCCCGCAACTGCGTCAGAACTGGACCGCATTGGCTATTGCTCACCATCTCGAGGGCAATCTTCAGGAAGCTGAGAGGATCTTGACCACTTACGAAAAGTCCGTGTCGGTGGCCCCTTCAAAGACTGACTTTGAGAACTCGGAAGCGCTCCTTTACAAAAACTCCATCATTGCTGAGCAAGGAGAGACAGAGCGGGCCTTGGAACACTTGGAGCAAGAGTGCAAAAAGTGCTTGGATCGGTTGGCCGTTATGGAGCTGCGGGCCCGTTATCTTGCCGAGCTGGGacggaaggaggaggcggaaaCGGCATATCGGGCGTTGATTGATCGAAACCCAGACCACACCGACTACTACAAGCGCTTGGTGGACGTGTTGGGCCTGactgccgaggatgaggctgtgCAAAAGGCCATCTTTGATGAATATTCTGCTAAGTATCCCCGCTCTGATGCTGCTCGTCGTTTGCCCTTGGACTTTTTGACAG GCGACGAGTTCCGAACTGCAGCCAAAGCATACCTGACCCTGATGTTCAACAAGGGCGTCCCATCAACATTTGCCAACCTTAAGCACTTGTACTCTGACTCCTTCAAAAAGGATACTCTTCCTTCGCTGGCCGAAGAGTACCTCCAAGAAGCCGAGGGTTCCAACGCAGAAGCCAGCAGCGACAGCTCCAAGGGAGTAGGGGctgctcttttcttcctcgcccagcaCTACAACTATCACATGAGCCGCGACCTTACCAAAGCGCTCGAGTATGTCGAGAAGGCCATCCAGTTGGACCCAAAGAGTGTCGATTTTCAAATGACAAAGGCGAGAATTTTCAAACACCAAGGCGATATCGCGAAGGCCGCCGAGGCCATGGACCAAGCTCGCCTACTTGATACAAAGGACCgctacatcaacaccaaggcCGCCAAATACCAGCTGAGGAACAATGAGAACGAGAAGGCCCTCAACACACTCGGCCTTTTTACGAGGGCCGAGACTGTCGGCGGCCCCTTGGCTGACTTGATCGATATGCAAGCGATGTGGTTTTTGAccgaggatggtgaggcgTGGCAGCGTCGCGGAAACGTGGCTCTAGCTTTGAAGCGCTACCACACCGTATTCAACATTTTCGACATTTGGCAGGAGGACCAGTTCGATTTCCACAGTTTCTCTCTTCGCAAGGGTCAAATCCGCGCATACGTGGACATGATTCGCTGGGAAGACAAGCTCAGGGAGCATCCATTCTATTTCCGGGCTGCTCTGGATGCCGTGAAGCTTTACCTGTCCATGTACGACAAGCCAGAAGGTGTGAACAGCGCCAATGGCAACAACGCCAACGGGGAAGACgctgccgagaagaagaaggcggccaagaaggccaagaaggaggcacagaaggcggagaaggaagcGGCAGAACGTGCCgcaaaacaaaaccccaaCAAGGCACAGAAGgataaggaggaggaagtcaagaagaaggatgatgacCCGAACGGGGTGAAGCTCGCCGAGACGAAGGATCCCCTGGGAGATGCGATGAAGTTCTTGGAGCCACTTCTCCAGTTTAGCCCCAAGAACATTGAGGGCCAGATCGCGGGCTTTGAGGTCTACATCCGCAGGA AAAAGTATGTGTTGGCCGCAAAGTGCCTCAAGGCAGCCCAGGCTCTAGATGAGAACCATGTCAAAGTTCAGGAGCTCGCGGCCACAATGCAAAAGACGATGGACGGTGTCCTGGAGTCTCTAGCCCCCAAGATTCAAGAAGCGCTGAAGACAGAGCTCGCCTAA
- the LCB4 gene encoding sphinganine kinase lcb4 (COG:I; COG:T; EggNog:ENOG503NVE8) has protein sequence MDQDAMANPAKTASPEVIEAAGQEFNNALVLSPGVTLTLGPESLLIPDQLVIKPNRSCLPSLGTKKGTPSSIPYYSILWAETSEDRSWLVVDYAHEDSPHHLVVRNLKFAVPAQTAEQTDDYMIKWVESLLKRAYGTAVRRKRAWVLVNPHAGPGGADKIWDKQVKPIFEAARIPMTIVRTTYSGEAVDLAQVLDIDNYDIAIPCSGDGLPHEVFNGLAKRPDARRALSKIAVCHIPCGSGNAMSCNLYGTHRPTLAALAIIKGIPTPLDLVSITQGEERFISFLSQALGVIADLDLGTEHLRWMGAARFTVGFLMLVLQKKTYPCDIAVKVEIEHKESVKRHYRERVTLGSADVEASNGSGQSRACDGTDADGCPTTSSSPSPSAAVDDGGPGLPPLKYGTVMDKLPEGWELVPYEKLGSFYCGNMAYMAPDANFFSAALANDGLMDLIITQGDVSPLKSVGLQMAVDTGEFFDSPLVTYRKISAYRLIPRNAGKGGYLSIDGEARPFEPFQAEIHQGLGLTLSKNGCFEAPGPLNWDKVTTSERLLA, from the exons ATGGACCAGGACGCGATGGCGAATCCAGCCAAAACAGCAAGCCCGGAAGTCATCGAGGCCGCTGGTCAGGAATTCAACAATGCTCTTGTCCTCTCCCCGGGAGTTACACTCACTCTTGGGCCCGAGTCTCTTCTTATACCAG ACCAATTGGTAATCAAACCCAACCGATCATGTTTACCCAGTCTAG GAACGAAGAAAGGCACACCAAGCAGCATTCCATATTACAGCATTCTCTGGGCGGAGACTTCGGAAGACCGTAGTTGGCTCGTAGTGGACTATGCTCATGAAGATAGCCCGCATCATCTCGTGGTTCGCAACCTAAAATTTGCCGTCCCGGCCCAGACTGCCGAACAGACAGACGACTATATGATAAAATGGGTTGAGAGCCTCCTGAAGCGGGCCTACGGCACTGCTGTCCGCCGTAAGCGTGCTTGGGTCTTGGTAAACCCTCATGCTGGACCAGGGGGGGCCGACAAGATCTGGGACAAGCAGGTCAAGCCTATCTTTGAGGCGGCGCGTATACCCATGACGATCGTTCGGACAACATATTCAGGCGAGGCAGTGGATCTGGCCCAAGTTCTGGACATCGACAATTATGACATTGCGATTCCGTGCTCCGGTGATGGGCTACCTCACGAGGTGTTCAACGGCCTGGCAAAACGGCCAGACGCCCGCCGGGCTTTGTCCAAGATTGCCGTGTGCCACATCCCCTGCGGTTCTGGAAATGCAATGAGCTGCAACCTCTACGGCACTCACCGGCCGACCCTGGCGGCgctggccatcatcaagggGATCCCCACCCCTTTGGACCTGGTCAGCATCACACAGGGCGAAGAGCGGTTTATCAGTTTCCTCAGCCAGGCCCTGGGCGTGATTGCCGACTTGGACCTGGGAACCGAGCATTTGCGCTGGATGGGAGCCGCCCGCTTCACCGTTGGCTTCCTCATGCTGGTTCTGCAGAAGAAGACATACCCCTGCGATATTGCCGTCAAGGTTGAAATCGAACACAAGGAAAGCGTGAAACGGCATTACCGGGAGCGCGTCACGCTGGGAAGCGCCGACGTCGAAGCGAGCAACGGCAGCGGACAATCCAGAGCCTGCGATGGAACAGATGCCGATGGGTGCCccacgacatcatcatccccatccccgagTGCGGCAGTGGACGACGGTGGCCCGGGCCTCCCACCACTCAAATATGGCACCGTCATGGACAAGCTCCCTGAGGGATGGGAACTGGTGCCTTATGAAAAACTTGGTAGTTTCTACTGCGGAAAC ATGGCCTACATGGCGCCCGATGCCAACTTTTTCTCGGCTGCCCTTGCAAATGATGGACTCATggatctcatcatcacccaggGCGATGTCAGCCCACTCAAGTCTGTGGGCCTCCAGATGGCGGTCGATACAGGCGAGTTCTTCGATAGTCCGTTGGTCACCTACCGCAAGATTTCGGCATACCGCCTCATACCACGCAATGCAGGAAAGGGCGGCTACCTAAGCATTGATGGCGAGGCAAGACCATTTGAGCCGTTCCAGGCCGAGATCCATCAAGGCTTGGGCTTGACACTGTCCAAAAACGGCTGCTTCGAGGCACCCGGCCCCCTCAATTGGGACAAAGTCACAACAAGTGAAAGGCTACTGGCGTGA
- a CDS encoding hypothetical protein (COG:A; EggNog:ENOG503P4VI; BUSCO:EOG092646C6), producing the protein MASQERSMPFIKNLASSDRKIRTSALASLHTFLSSRQISSSLTTLDILKLWKGLFFALWMCDRAIPQQTLCAELANLINVLPRYAVVPWLRGFWATMAREWTSIDVLRMEKFLLLVRRVVASGFEWMKKGDEGKKKKSGKETAWDMQRVDNILDLLNEWPFSLEDEARVEQGTEKEELVPQTIPAGLRLHVLDIWVDEAEKVGLLEADDVEASKILQRLIDQVDALEQATTRPAVRIRSKDSLGDERLPGNRKPAVEEDQTTTDGGDGGDWDGFED; encoded by the exons ATGGCGTCTCAGGAAAGGAGCATGCCGTTCATCAAAAACTTGGCTTCAAGTG ACCGTAAAATCCGAACATCGGCGCTTGCCTCTCTTCATACCTTCCTCTCGTCCCGCCAaatctcttcctctctcaccaccctcgacatcctcaaactcTGGAAGGGCCTCTTTTTCGCCTTGTGGATGTGTGATCGCGCGATTCCTCAACAAACCCTCTGCGCCGAGCTGGCCAACCTTATCAATGTGCTTCCTCGCTATGCTGTCGTCCCCTGGCTGCGCGGCTTCTGGGCGACCATGGCGCGCGAGTGGACAAGCATCGATGTGCTGCGCATGGAAAAgttcttgctgctggttaGGAGGGTCGTCGCCAGCGGGTTCGAATGGATGAAgaagggagatgaaggcaaaaagaagaagagcgggaAAGAGACTGCTTGGGATATGCAAAGGGTTGACAACATTCTTGATCTGTTGAATGAATGGCCCTTTTCCCTCGAAGACGAAGCGCGGGTGGAGCAAGGAACAGAAAAGGAAGAGTTGGTGCCCCAGACGATACCCGCAGGGTTGAGGCTGCACGTACTGGACATATGGGTGgatgaggctgagaaggtCGGGCTGTTAGAAGCGGACGATGTCGAGGCAAGCAAGATCTTACAGCGCCTTATCGATCAAGTGGACGCTTTAGAGCAAGCCACAACGAGACCAGCTGTGCGCATCCGATCTAAAGATTCTCTGGGGGATGAGCGTCTCCCAGGCAACCGCAAGCCCGCGGTTGAAGAGGATCAAACGACGACAGATGGCGGGGATGGAGGCGACTGGGATGGTTTCGAGGACTAA
- the aat2 gene encoding Aspartate aminotransferase, cytoplasmic (EggNog:ENOG503NUCS; COG:E) has product MSSKAPSLTVSSSPSTSTSTSLSRLQTIANHMSPASITNFPAEAVPQAPEDPLFGLMRAYKADQSPDKVDLGIGAYRDDNAKPWVLPVVKKADEILRNDPEANHEYLPIAGLASLTSKAAELLLGTGAPAIAEKRVASVQTISGTGAVHLGALFLARFYKVNGANRTLYLSNPTWANHHQIFTNVGIPIEQYPYFDKKTKGLDFEGMKASLTNAPDRSIILLHACAHNPTGVDPTPEQWREIAELMKAKKHFPFFDTAYQGFASGDLDRDAGAIRYFVEQGFELVIAQSFAKNFGLYGERAGCFHFVAPPAPDAAEVTTRVASQLAILQRSEISNPPIYGARIASIVLNDKYLFAEWQENLRTMSGRIIAMRQALRSKLEELGTPGQWNHITDQIGMFSFTGLSEAQVQKIRSDFHIYMTKNGRISMAGLNTRNVEYVAKAIDRVVRDLS; this is encoded by the exons ATGTCGTCCAAAGCACCCAGTctcaccgtctcctcctccccatcaacttccacctcgacctccctctcccgacTTCAGACCATCGCCAACCACATGTCTCCCGCATCAATAACAAACTTTCCCGCCGAGGCTGTGCCTCAGGCCCCCGAAGACCCTCTCTTTGGCCTCATGAGGGCATACAAGGCGGACCAAAGCCCCGACAAGGTCGATCTC GGAATCGGTGCGTACCGCGACGACAATGCAAAGCCGTGGGTTCTCCCGGTTGTCAAGAAG GCCGATGAGATTTTACGCAACGACCCCGAAGCGAACCACGAATACCTCCCCATTGCTGGTCTTGCGTCGCTTACCAGCAAAGCGGCCGAGCTACTACTGGGCACCGGAGCTcccgccatcgccgagaAGCGTGTAGCTTCTGTACAGACCATCTCAGGAACTGGTGCCGTCCACTTGGGTGCCCTTTTCCTTGCCAGATTCTACAAGGTGAATGGCGCCAACCGCACGCTCTACCTCAGCAACCCTACCTGGgcgaaccaccaccagatcTTCACCAATGTCGGCATCCCAATCGAGCAGTATCCCTACTTCGACAAGAAGACCAAGGGCCTGGATTTTGAAGGGATGAAGGCCTCCCTCACCAATGCCCCGGACCgcagcatcatcctcctgCACGCCTGTGCTCACAATCCCACCGGTGTTGACCCCACTCCCGAGCAATGGCGTGAGATTGCTGAGCtcatgaaggccaagaagcacttCCCATTCTTTGATACGGCCTATCAAGGTTTTGCTTCGGGTGACTTGGACCGCGATGCCGGTGCTATCCGTTACTTTGTCGAACAGGGCTTCGAGCTCGTCATCGCTCAGTCCTTTGCCAAGAACTTTGGTCTCTATGGCGAACGTGCTGGCTGCTTCCACTTTGTGGCCCCTCCAGCACCGGACGCTGCCGAAGTCACCACCCGTGTAGCTTCCCAGCTGGCCATTCTGCAGCGGTCAGAGATCAGTAACCCGCCGATTTACGGCGCCCGCATTGCCTCGATCGTGCTGAACGACAAGTATCTGTTTGCTGAGTGGCAAGAGAACCTCCGCACCATGTCTGGCCGCATTATTGCCATGCGCCAGGCGCTGCGGTCCAAGCTGGAAGAGTTGGGCACGCCTGGCCAGTGGAACCATATCACCGACCAGATCGGTATGTTCAGCTTCACTGGCCTGTCTGAAGCTCAGGTCCAGAAGATCAGGTCAGACTTCCACATTTACATGACCAAGAACGGGCGCATCAGCATGGCTGGTCTGAACACCAGAAATGTCGAGTACGTGGCCAAGGCCATTGACAGGGTTGTGCGTGACTTGTCATGA
- a CDS encoding hypothetical protein (COG:U; EggNog:ENOG503NTVW) — protein sequence MWTRALPKTGMEDGPVSQGSGTSTGAEERHDQPNEVRKSGVKPNSGSAGSVLAKVSPAETASKPQSLGQLRHLPNRQSHVKQLPAIATTQTFVHMADLTTAFNALLKGREAPPTKPFNLDTADEFLKEAHRINTLIARLHSELRNLRQAYLSTAAPRKTHLRNASSQPIFLTDRDREEIDANAKMTIRDLNARIRALEDAEKLRQSTAAALLKKRFSHGLGALGSWAAGGAMLGKSKEQEMAEAAAHQLEAHRDSIIWYLSTRLRETIRTQQRMMETRLARELEKNRSVLARAKGSVLLASGGGYTAEPVTAGARPNVHNASLAAEEEQRLKPRLDNDLTEDQIQMFEKGNQDMLKHYESTLDKVRTAEKSLIEIAELQNLLVGNLTAQSAHIDQLVAESFDTTEGIGKGNKELKKSTSRSSPARYTFFAAAGLCTALVLWDLII from the exons ATGTGGACTCGGGCACTACCGAAAACCGGAATGGAGGATGGGCCTGTATCTCAAGGTAGTGGTACCTCAACGGGAGCTGAAGAACGCCATGACCAGCCGAATGAGGTCCGAAAATCCGGGGTGAAGCCGAATAGTGGGTCAGCAGGCTCGGTTCTTGCCAAGGTTTCGCCCGCCGAGACAGCCAGCAAGCCACAAAGCTTGGGCCAACTCCGTCATCTCCCAAACCGCCAAAGCCACGTCAAGCAGTTGCCGGCGATAGCAACAACCCAAACTTTCGTTCACATGGCCGACCTTACCACAGCGTTCAACGCCCTTTTGAAGGGCCGAGAGGCTCCTCCAACCAAGCCTTTTAATCTGGATACGGCCGACGAGTTCCTAAAAGAAGCCCACAGGATA AACACCCTTATTGCCCGTCTCCATTCCGAACTGCGCAACCTGAGACAGGCCTATCtttccaccgccgccccgcGCAAGACTCACCTCCGCAATGCCTCCTCCCAGCCTATATTCCTCACCGACCGCGACAGAGAAGAGATCGacgccaacgccaagatGACGATTCGAGATCTCAATGCTCGCATCCGCGCGCTCGAGGACGCCGAGAAATTGCGCCAGAGCACGGCGGCAGCGCTTTTAAAGAAACGGTTCTCCCACGGACTCGGCGCTTTGGGTTCTTGGGCAGCTGGTGGAGCTATGTTGGGCAAGAgcaaggagcaggagatggCAGAGGCTGCGGCGCATCAGCTGGAAGCCCACAGAGACAGTATCATCTGGTATCTCTCGACACGCTTACGGGAAACCATTCGGACACAGCAGCGCATGATGGAGACTCGCTTGGCCAGGGAGCTTGAAAAGAACAGGAGTGTGCTAGCCAGGGCCAAAGGCTCTGTGTTGCTGGCCTCTGGAGGGGGCTACACTGCCGAACCAGTTACTGCAGGGGCAAGGCCGAATGTGCATAATGCCAGTCTAGCTGCTGAAGAGGAGCAAAGGCTAAAGCCACGCCTTGATAACGACCTTACCGAGGATCAGATTCAGATGTTCGAAAAGGGGAACCAGGATATGCTTAAGCATTATGAAAGCACACTGGATAAAGTCAG AACTGCAGAAAAGTCACTCATCGAGATTGCCGAGTTGCAGAACTTACTAGTTGGCAATCTCACTGCTCAGTCGGCTCATATCGACCAATTGGTGGCCGAGTCGTTTGACACGACGGAAGGTATCGGGAAAGGCAACAAAGAGCTCAAGAAGAGCACCTCGAGGAGTAGCCCTGCTCGATACACTTTCTTTGCTGCCGCAGGGCTATGTACCGCGCTTGTTCTTTGGGACTTGATAATTTAG